TAACTCTAAGTTTGGGCGAAAGAAACGAGGCGACATACACCGCCTGGCGTAAAGCAGGAGCCGATAGGTATCTTCTCAGAATTGAGACAACTGACCGGATGATATTTAAAAAAATACATCCTGACAGTGATTTGGAATACAGAAAGAACTGTTTATATATTTTGAAAAAACTCGGATTTCAATTAGGCAGCGGGGTAATGGTTGGCTTACCCGGCCAGGATGCGCTGAGTTTAGCCAAAGACATTATCTGGCTGAATGAATTAGGTGTTGAGATGATTGGAATAGGTCCTTTTTTGCCGCATAAGGAAACACCTTTAAAGGATGAAAAGGGAGGAACTTTAGCGCAAACTCTCCGTTTAATCGCAGTACTAAGATTGGTTTTTCCTAATGCGCATATGCCGGCTACTACGGCTATGGGAACGATTGATCCGCTTGGACGGGAAAAAGCCCTTCAGTCGGGAGCGAATGTGATGATGCCGAATATAACACCGACGGCGGTCAGACCGCTATATGAAATTTATCCGAATAAGATTTGTCTTAATGAAGACGCCGATAAGTGCTTTGGGTGTGTTACGGCGAGAATAATCGGACTTGGACGTACGGTAGGAACGGATTACGGAGATGTGAAGCGAAGCGACAAAATAATTACTAAGA
The Candidatus Firestonebacteria bacterium RIFOXYD2_FULL_39_29 DNA segment above includes these coding regions:
- a CDS encoding [FeFe] hydrogenase H-cluster radical SAM maturase HydE, producing the protein MNETALAVDWLVPLLEAKGKDETLLLSAADKKRTETMGDSVHLRGLIEFSNYCRKNCHYCGLRKDNNKIYRYRLSKEEILETALKAEKLGYKTIVLQSGEDLHFSAETMPVIIRELKNKTKLAVTLSLGERNEATYTAWRKAGADRYLLRIETTDRMIFKKIHPDSDLEYRKNCLYILKKLGFQLGSGVMVGLPGQDALSLAKDIIWLNELGVEMIGIGPFLPHKETPLKDEKGGTLAQTLRLIAVLRLVFPNAHMPATTAMGTIDPLGREKALQSGANVMMPNITPTAVRPLYEIYPNKICLNEDADKCFGCVTARIIGLGRTVGTDYGDVKRSDKIITKIKALSTKKNND